A window of the Tachysurus fulvidraco isolate hzauxx_2018 chromosome 6, HZAU_PFXX_2.0, whole genome shotgun sequence genome harbors these coding sequences:
- the cd28 gene encoding cytotoxic T-lymphocyte protein 4 — MIAFVITLIVGLPLGHAFSVSQPYFAIGVQGQVSFHCTINAKNQPEEMRVSVYKGRYGEERICSAFVNISDPHIETSGEVFCRGNVSKGQVDLTIFGLRGKDTDIYRCKIDLLFPPPYENKFGNGTLVYVQESPDCPPQHIQARIQEIPENKYDQTLSFPNIVLYAILITTTITLILQVMKMILKQRNSKHLTQTITQKGDYRNFW; from the exons ATGATTGCCTTTGTTATCACACTGATCGTGGGCTTGCCACTGGGGCACG CATTCAGTGTGTCTCAGCCATACTTTGCAATTGGGGTACAGGGACAAGTGTCTTTTCATTGCACAATTAACGCTAAGAATCAGCCAGAAGAAATGAGAGTGTCTGTATATAAAGGACGATATGGGGAAGAAAGGATCTGCAGTGCCTTTGTCAATATATCAGATCCTCATATAGAGACAAGTGGTGAAGTCTTCTGCAGAGGTAATGTAAGCAAAGGCCAAGTGGACCTGACCATCTTCGGCTTAAGGGGAAAGGACACTGATATTTATCGATGCAAAATAGATTTGCTTTTCCCCCCACCGTATGAAAACAAGTTTGGGAATGGCACACTGGTGTATGTACAAG AGAGCCCAGACTGTCCCCCTCAACACATACAAGCTAGGATTCAGGAAATCCCCGAGAACAAATATGACCAAACCCTTTCATTTCCCAACATTGTGCTCTATGCTATTCTCAtaaccaccaccatcaccctCATTCTGCAG GTGATGAAAATGATCTTGAAGCAACGGAACTCCAAACACCTGACACAAACAATTACACAGAAAGGCGATTACAGAAACTTTTGGTGA
- the LOC113654513 gene encoding uncharacterized protein LOC113654513 codes for MYVDGFACIIVLLYISPTFFCFHTKDGEKRNLCIKDRTLVIQTVMSNVDNASINCPDLKVNKENVNITLYKETKLHFTDFKKTVVAKTTKEKQRFSVHIMNNTIYYVIDMPQVNDTGLYNCTVAHGVTSKTTYAYLLVKDPSLQPCLEEGHSVFWIILAVGCGLLALYNIIPTIACCSFAWKLRHQDTYQNDYFNTRPGEFSRVK; via the exons ATGTACGTCGACGGGTTCGCTTGCATTATTGTGCTTCTGTACATTTCTCCAACATTTTTCTGCTTTCACACCAAAGACGGAGAAAAACGCAACTTATGCATCAAag ACAGAACCCTGGTAATACAGACAGTGATGTCAAATGTTGACAATGCTTCCATCAACTGCCCAGATCTGAAAGTTAATAAGGAGAATGTCAACATCACACTATACAAAGAGACAAAGCTGCATTTTACAGATTTCAAAAAGACTGTAGTAGCAAAAACTACAAAGGAAAAGCAAAGGTTTAGTGTTCATATTATGAACAACACTATATATTATGTGATAGACATGCCTCAAGTCAATGACACAGGCTTGTACAACTGTACAGTTGCACATGGAGTCACTTCCAAAACAACTTATGCCTATCTTCTTGTTAAAG ACCCAAGTCTTCAGCCCTGTCTTGAAGAGGGACACTCTGTGTTTTGGATAATACTTGCTGTAGGCTGCGGGTTACTGGCTTTGTATAACATTATCCCCACAATTGCATGCTGCTCCTTTGCT TGGAAACTCCGGCATCAGGACACATACCAGAATGATTACTTCAACACAAGGCCGGGAGAATTCTCAAGGGTCAAATAA